One part of the Bacillus sp. FJAT-45350 genome encodes these proteins:
- the glgA gene encoding glycogen synthase GlgA, whose amino-acid sequence MKVLFVASECTPFMKTGGLADVIGSLPKALQKLHIDVRVILPKFDEIPQHFKEKMTYLKEINVPVGWRNQYCGIQELQHENITYYFIDNEYYFKRPGLYGYYDEAERFVYFCHAVIEGIKLIDFQPDVIHCHDWQTALIPSYLRTVYSEDSFYKQIKTMFTIHNLAYQGIFSKSIYQDMLHFAPEHYFGIEYNGDINFLKGALVHSDVVTTVSETYAHEIKTPYFGEGLDSLLKERSIYGIVNGIDYDEFNPGTDQYLTHHFTHSVQDKRKNKLELQKELGLPVSEQKPMIALVSRLVEQKGLPLITSLLDEIASFDIQFVILGTGDKEFEQAFQKASTRYPTKISTQLFFNEKLARKIYAASDMFLMPSRFEPCGIGQLIALRYESVPIVRETGGLNDTIKSFCEFSKEGNGFTFTNYNAHDMLHTIKRALHFYEDEVIWSELLQNIYRTNFSWDNSANQYKQLYVTNHKEW is encoded by the coding sequence ATGAAAGTGCTTTTCGTTGCATCTGAATGCACACCATTTATGAAAACAGGAGGACTCGCCGATGTTATCGGCTCTCTTCCAAAAGCATTACAAAAATTACATATCGATGTTCGTGTTATCTTACCTAAGTTTGATGAAATCCCACAGCATTTTAAAGAAAAAATGACATATCTGAAAGAAATTAATGTTCCAGTTGGGTGGAGAAACCAATATTGTGGCATTCAAGAATTACAGCATGAGAATATTACATACTATTTTATTGACAATGAGTACTACTTTAAACGTCCTGGTTTGTACGGCTATTATGATGAAGCAGAGCGCTTTGTCTATTTTTGTCATGCTGTCATAGAGGGAATTAAACTAATTGACTTTCAACCTGACGTGATTCATTGTCATGATTGGCAAACAGCTCTTATTCCTTCTTATTTAAGAACGGTGTATTCAGAGGATTCTTTTTATAAACAGATTAAAACGATGTTTACAATCCATAATCTTGCGTACCAAGGGATTTTTTCTAAGTCGATTTATCAAGATATGCTTCATTTTGCCCCTGAACACTATTTTGGGATTGAGTATAACGGTGACATAAACTTTTTAAAAGGAGCACTTGTTCATTCTGACGTTGTAACAACTGTTAGTGAAACGTATGCACATGAAATTAAAACACCCTATTTTGGTGAAGGCTTAGATTCATTACTTAAAGAACGTTCCATTTACGGAATTGTGAATGGAATCGATTATGATGAGTTTAATCCGGGTACGGACCAGTATCTTACACATCACTTTACACACTCTGTACAAGACAAGAGAAAAAATAAGTTAGAACTTCAAAAGGAGTTAGGATTGCCTGTTTCCGAACAAAAACCGATGATCGCACTCGTATCAAGATTAGTAGAACAAAAGGGCTTACCTTTAATTACTTCTCTACTCGATGAAATAGCTTCTTTCGATATACAGTTTGTAATTCTAGGAACTGGTGATAAGGAATTTGAGCAAGCTTTTCAAAAGGCATCAACACGCTATCCAACGAAGATATCGACCCAACTCTTTTTTAATGAAAAACTAGCGAGAAAAATTTATGCAGCATCCGATATGTTCTTAATGCCCTCCCGCTTTGAACCGTGTGGCATTGGACAATTGATTGCTTTACGTTACGAAAGCGTACCCATAGTTAGAGAAACAGGTGGATTAAACGACACTATAAAATCATTTTGTGAGTTTTCAAAGGAAGGTAATGGCTTTACATTTACGAATTACAATGCTCATGACATGCTTCATACGATCAAAAGAGCTCTTCATTTTTATGAAGATGAAGTGATTTGGAGTGAGTTGTTACAGAATATTTATAGAACGAACTTTAGTTGGGATAATTCCGCAAACCAATACAAACAGCTTTATGTTACTAATCATAAGGAGTGGTAA
- a CDS encoding glycogen/starch/alpha-glucan phosphorylase produces MFSSKDKFKEAFIEKLETSFGKTLQSASPMEIYQTIGSLVKEKINRNWLDTNEQYHNNQEKQVYYFSMEFLLGRLTESNLLNTGTLTICKEGLEDLGINVEEVFAQEHDAGLGNGGLGRLAACFLDSMASLSLPGHGCGIRYKYGLFQQKMIDGYQVELPDYWLKEEYVWEVRRSDKAVKVQFGGRVEMEDTGDKLLFHQRDCETVIAVPYDVPIVGYKNKTVNTLRLWSAESTSNDFNFHTSNRHDYHNYLDYKRSIETISEFLYPDDSYFEGKLLRLKQQYFLVSAGLQSVIRTFKEKYNCSLTCLPEKVAIQINDTHPSLIVPELMRILVDEEGFDWDEAWNITTETLAYTNHTTLSEALEKWPVHMVQSLLPRIYMIIEEINERFCRSLWDKYPELRDNIAELAIIAYDQVHMAHLAIVGSHSVNGVAKIHTDILKKKEMKKFYHIYPDKFNNKTNGITHRRWLLNANPKLASIVSNAIGERWIQQPKELIDLIKYTSDSSFQEKVAQVKKENKIELASLINAQCGIKVDEHSIFDVQIKRLHGYKRQLLNIFHIIHMYNVIKENPNLDITPRTFIFGAKAAPSYHFAKKVIKLILTTANIVNNDPSINNKIKIVFLENYSVSLAEKIIPAADVSEQISTASKEASGTGNMKLMMNGALTLGTLDGANVEIKDMVGNDNIFIFGLTSDEVLHYQQHGGYRARDIYNSDNRVRTVLDQLVNGFFSKDEVEFKDIFYTILSNNDEYFVLKDFDSYAESQVIVDQNYRNPSQWLKKSITNIAHSGKFSSDRTISEYASEIWGIRPITIQ; encoded by the coding sequence ATGTTTTCAAGTAAGGATAAATTTAAAGAAGCATTTATTGAAAAATTAGAGACATCATTCGGTAAAACCTTGCAAAGTGCTTCACCAATGGAGATTTACCAAACAATAGGTTCGTTAGTGAAAGAGAAAATTAATCGGAATTGGCTTGATACGAATGAGCAATATCATAATAACCAAGAAAAACAAGTTTACTATTTTTCTATGGAGTTCTTGCTTGGGCGTTTGACTGAAAGTAATTTGTTAAACACCGGTACGTTAACAATTTGTAAAGAAGGATTAGAAGACTTAGGGATTAATGTAGAAGAAGTATTCGCACAAGAACACGATGCTGGATTAGGAAACGGAGGACTAGGACGTCTAGCAGCTTGCTTTCTAGACTCTATGGCCTCTCTTAGCTTACCTGGTCATGGCTGTGGTATTCGATATAAATATGGATTATTCCAACAAAAAATGATTGATGGTTATCAAGTAGAGCTTCCTGATTACTGGCTTAAAGAAGAATACGTTTGGGAAGTACGTCGTTCTGACAAGGCAGTAAAAGTTCAATTTGGTGGTAGAGTTGAGATGGAAGATACAGGAGATAAACTTCTTTTCCATCAACGAGATTGTGAAACAGTCATTGCTGTACCATATGATGTACCGATTGTTGGCTATAAAAATAAAACAGTAAATACATTAAGACTTTGGAGTGCAGAATCAACTTCAAATGATTTTAATTTCCATACATCTAACCGCCATGATTACCATAATTACTTAGATTATAAACGGTCTATTGAAACAATTTCCGAATTTCTATATCCTGACGATTCTTATTTTGAAGGTAAACTTTTGCGCTTGAAACAGCAATATTTCCTTGTCTCTGCTGGCTTACAAAGTGTTATTCGAACATTCAAGGAAAAATATAATTGCAGTCTCACTTGTCTACCAGAAAAAGTAGCAATTCAAATCAATGATACTCATCCAAGCTTAATTGTGCCTGAGTTAATGAGAATTCTAGTTGATGAAGAAGGTTTCGATTGGGACGAAGCGTGGAATATAACAACAGAAACTCTAGCATATACGAACCATACGACACTTAGCGAAGCACTTGAGAAATGGCCTGTGCACATGGTTCAGTCACTTCTTCCTCGAATCTATATGATTATCGAAGAAATTAATGAAAGGTTTTGTCGAAGCTTATGGGATAAATACCCGGAACTACGTGACAATATTGCTGAGCTTGCAATTATCGCTTATGACCAAGTTCACATGGCGCACCTAGCAATAGTAGGAAGCCATAGTGTGAATGGTGTTGCGAAAATCCATACCGATATACTTAAGAAAAAAGAAATGAAGAAGTTTTATCATATCTATCCAGATAAATTTAATAACAAAACAAATGGAATTACACACAGAAGATGGCTTCTTAATGCTAATCCAAAACTCGCATCCATTGTCTCTAATGCAATTGGTGAACGCTGGATTCAACAACCAAAAGAGCTAATTGATCTAATCAAGTATACATCGGACTCATCCTTCCAAGAAAAAGTAGCCCAAGTAAAAAAAGAAAATAAAATCGAGCTTGCTTCACTCATTAATGCCCAATGTGGAATCAAAGTTGATGAGCATTCTATTTTTGACGTTCAAATCAAACGACTTCATGGATACAAAAGACAGCTACTTAATATCTTTCACATCATTCATATGTACAATGTCATAAAGGAAAATCCAAATCTAGATATTACACCCCGTACCTTTATTTTTGGTGCGAAAGCTGCGCCAAGCTATCATTTTGCTAAAAAGGTAATCAAATTAATTTTAACAACTGCTAATATCGTTAATAATGACCCGTCAATTAATAACAAGATAAAAATCGTTTTCTTAGAAAATTATAGTGTATCCCTAGCAGAGAAAATCATTCCAGCTGCAGATGTAAGTGAACAAATCTCTACCGCTAGTAAAGAAGCATCCGGAACTGGAAATATGAAGTTAATGATGAATGGTGCATTAACTCTCGGGACATTGGATGGAGCAAATGTAGAGATAAAGGATATGGTCGGCAATGATAATATATTTATTTTTGGCCTAACATCTGACGAAGTACTCCATTATCAACAACATGGTGGCTACCGAGCACGCGATATTTATAATTCAGACAACCGAGTTAGAACAGTCCTTGACCAACTAGTTAATGGCTTCTTTAGTAAAGATGAAGTAGAGTTTAAAGATATTTTTTATACGATTCTATCAAACAATGACGAATACTTTGTTTTAAAAGATTTTGATAGTTATGCAGAGTCTCAAGTAATTGTCGATCAAAATTACCGTAATCCATCACAGTGGCTTAAGAAGAGTATTACTAACATCGCTCATTCCGGGAAATTTTCAAGTGACCGTACAATTTCAGAGTACGCAAGTGAAATATGGGGAATACGCCCTATAACGATTCAATAA
- a CDS encoding response regulator, whose product MQVKDLKVLVCDDSMLIRKKMKDALAKAGCENIQEAENGQIAVDKCKEDAPHIVFMDIVMPDKDGIKALTEIKEFNSKIKVIMASSAGTQSHLKKAIHLGAYDFIQKPIAQNSIDSIIDKILKEGEESRV is encoded by the coding sequence ATGCAAGTTAAAGATTTAAAAGTATTAGTTTGTGATGACTCTATGCTAATTAGAAAGAAGATGAAGGATGCCCTAGCGAAAGCAGGTTGTGAAAACATCCAAGAGGCAGAAAACGGACAAATTGCGGTAGACAAATGTAAGGAAGATGCTCCACACATCGTGTTTATGGATATTGTTATGCCTGATAAAGATGGAATCAAAGCATTGACCGAAATAAAAGAATTTAACTCAAAAATAAAAGTCATTATGGCATCATCAGCAGGTACACAATCACACTTAAAAAAGGCGATTCACCTTGGGGCGTACGATTTCATCCAAAAGCCTATTGCGCAAAATTCTATCGATTCAATTATTGATAAAATTTTGAAAGAAGGTGAAGAGTCTCGTGTTTAG
- a CDS encoding cache domain-containing protein — protein MEHVATAKTLMKKIIDIYEVYYDLFVVNKEGIIVAAGNNQSQVGRDMSDRDWFKETIQRKDVYVSDMYFSSVINGHAMNYSAPVFDDNGEVLGVFTTRFNWEYVYEIIDNVKVDEESELYLINSQGVVIASKDRVGILERDLTYLEAVKKVCSNESDRGYTIERDSSHKDKIFAYCKTKGYNAYRGKGWSVIVSESI, from the coding sequence ATGGAGCATGTAGCAACTGCTAAGACATTAATGAAAAAGATTATCGATATTTATGAGGTATACTATGACCTTTTTGTTGTAAATAAAGAAGGTATTATCGTTGCTGCTGGCAACAACCAATCTCAAGTGGGAAGAGATATGTCTGACCGTGATTGGTTTAAAGAAACAATTCAAAGAAAAGATGTATACGTTTCTGATATGTATTTCTCTTCCGTAATTAATGGACATGCTATGAATTATTCTGCTCCTGTTTTTGATGATAATGGAGAGGTATTAGGTGTATTTACGACTCGTTTTAACTGGGAATATGTCTATGAGATTATCGATAATGTAAAAGTTGATGAAGAAAGTGAGTTGTATTTGATTAATAGTCAAGGCGTTGTTATTGCTTCAAAGGACAGAGTTGGTATTTTAGAGAGGGATTTAACTTACTTAGAGGCAGTAAAAAAAGTTTGTTCCAATGAATCAGATAGAGGATACACAATTGAACGAGATTCTTCACATAAGGATAAAATCTTTGCTTACTGTAAAACAAAGGGTTATAACGCGTATAGAGGAAAAGGTTGGTCAGTGATAGTTAGTGAGAGTATATAA